GGCTCTGGCTGGAAAACCATGTATTTGATCAGTGGGAGGCGGAGCTGCAGGAATTTCTGATGGAAACCTCCATTGTGGAGAATTATACAAGAGAGCTGGCGGGCATGCTTACCGGCAGAAACAATGTGGACGAGCTGATTTCCCGCGCGGAGGAGCTGGGAAACTTTATGACAAAGACCGGACAGGACGGCGTGTGGGAATACCGCTGGGGAATGCGGCAGGCTATGCGCCAGCGGATCCGGAAAAAATACAACAGTAAAGAAATACAGCGTCTTTATTCCAACGCGGGGCTTTATTATGAAATGCACGGGCAGATCCGGGAGGCGCTGGATGCCTATGAAACATGCCGGGATGAGGAGAGCGTATTGAGGGTGCTCTGCGCCAACGCCCGCAGAAATCCGGCGGCCGGGGCGTATTTTGAGCTGCGGGAATATTATCTTTCCCTGCCGGAGGAAACGGTGATGAAAAATCCGGCGCTGATTTCCTATATGAGTATGCTGCACTCCATTCTGATGGATGAAGAAAAGAGCGAATACTGGTACCGGATGCTGGAGAAATACGCCGGGGAGCATGGCGGCAGCGAAAAGCGGGAAGCAAAGCGCTGGCTCGTTTATCTGGATATCGCCCTGCCGCACCGTGGAAGCGCGGGGCTGATTCCGTTGCTGAAGAGCGCCGGGAGTATGGCGGCGGGACACCGGACGGCGCTGCCGGAGCTTTCCGTGACCACCAATCTGCCCTCGCTGATGAACGGGGGAAAGGATTTCTGCGAATGGAGCAAAAGAGACAAAGAGCTGGCGGCGTCTATCGGAAAGGCGGTGTCCCTGGCGCTGGGAGAATACGGCAAAGGGCTGGTGCCGCTGGCGCTGGCGGAGAGCGGCCTGGAAAAGGGCGCGGACAGCTTTGAGGTGATGCGGCTGGCGGAAAAGGGCAGGCTGAACGCGGAGGGCAGAGTGGAGCTGTGCTTTGTGGCTTCGGCGCTGCTGGCGTGGCTGGCGATTCTGAACGGAAACGCGGAATATGCGGAGGAAATCATGGAAACCTTCCGCGGGCGCGCAAAAAGAGAGGCGCCCCGGATGCTCCCGAACATCGATGCTTTTCTCTGCCGGATATTTCTTTATCAGAAGCGCCCGGCAAAGACAATGGAATGGCTGGATACGGCGCCGAAGGAGGCGGACACCTTCTGTACGCTGGAGCGGTTCCGCTACCTTACCAAGGCGCGGGTATATCTGCAGGCGGGAAGATACGAGGCGGCGCTGGGACTTCTGGAGGAGCTTCTGTATTATGCGGAAAAAATGAAACGGACTTACATAAAAATGGAAGCGTCCCTGCTTCTTGCCGTCACGCTGTACCGGCTGGGGCGCGAAGAATGGCGGGAAACGCTTCAGAGCTGCATCACCTGTGCGGAAGGCTACCATTTCGTGCGGCTGTTCTCCAGAGAATGCGGGGCGGTTCCGGACCTTCTGGAAGTGGGCGGCATAGAATGGACGGACGAAGGCTTTCAGAAGCAGGTGCTGGAGGAATGCAGAAAGATGGCAAAGCTTTATCCCGGATACCTCTGCCAGGGAACGGACAGTGAGGTCCGCCTCTCCGGGCAGGCGGTCAGAATCCTGCGGATGCAGGCGGAGGGTATTTCCATAAAGGAAATCGCGCGCCGTCTGGGAATCCGGGAGGACACGGTGAAATATCACAACCGGGAAACTTACCGGAAGCTGGGCGTGAGCAGCCGTACCGCCGCTATTCACGAGGCGAGGCTGCGGAAACTGATATAAGGAACGAGGAGTGATACAGATATGAAAAACAGGAAAAAGGTGCGCAAAGGCGGTCTGCGCCGGGCGGCGGCACTCGCGC
This is a stretch of genomic DNA from Marvinbryantia formatexigens DSM 14469. It encodes these proteins:
- a CDS encoding LuxR C-terminal-related transcriptional regulator produces the protein MHLKKVAGGGFCRSYRETDGSGERELSGNGKENLMQRTEKEAKEKNREVYLRPKQAARKLKVALEMGNAVYLYGVTGIGKTALVRDVLARRPYEYYPAAETEPEDIRTEPEKIKTELAKTGRRPEKTAAAEDRAEKTATKEESGTEETEAERIVVIDGLHGVTLQTRQEEYAALIKKLLGQERVRLLLISRAPVPGWLLPLHMEYRFVEIAERDFYFTQKEQEEYLERCGIYLEPDAAGQAWELAKGHPAALRLLVMEKGDIRLAVKNMWLWLENHVFDQWEAELQEFLMETSIVENYTRELAGMLTGRNNVDELISRAEELGNFMTKTGQDGVWEYRWGMRQAMRQRIRKKYNSKEIQRLYSNAGLYYEMHGQIREALDAYETCRDEESVLRVLCANARRNPAAGAYFELREYYLSLPEETVMKNPALISYMSMLHSILMDEEKSEYWYRMLEKYAGEHGGSEKREAKRWLVYLDIALPHRGSAGLIPLLKSAGSMAAGHRTALPELSVTTNLPSLMNGGKDFCEWSKRDKELAASIGKAVSLALGEYGKGLVPLALAESGLEKGADSFEVMRLAEKGRLNAEGRVELCFVASALLAWLAILNGNAEYAEEIMETFRGRAKREAPRMLPNIDAFLCRIFLYQKRPAKTMEWLDTAPKEADTFCTLERFRYLTKARVYLQAGRYEAALGLLEELLYYAEKMKRTYIKMEASLLLAVTLYRLGREEWRETLQSCITCAEGYHFVRLFSRECGAVPDLLEVGGIEWTDEGFQKQVLEECRKMAKLYPGYLCQGTDSEVRLSGQAVRILRMQAEGISIKEIARRLGIREDTVKYHNRETYRKLGVSSRTAAIHEARLRKLI